Proteins found in one Plodia interpunctella isolate USDA-ARS_2022_Savannah chromosome 24, ilPloInte3.2, whole genome shotgun sequence genomic segment:
- the LOC128680582 gene encoding uncharacterized protein LOC128680582 isoform X2: protein MASPSQDMELIYDSVHSLLEPPSPAYTNVTVRRAFIVWMYCGQKNNFQRVCDYYHYLEAMEDTLSPEERALSRHHEFNMFSNHPPTSRFLNDYFPKLYSHRVEPSHIEKLEAIKNEQCVFKLEGFSEIPQQKVATQEEILQTSKIVRRYCKTKMIPLKKFFDEFKQFATRCELSHTVNNVAYYIQRKGIRAELYIVNNMPKTFSFLDTSTIIEDVVTPIVPKPKVSKVGHVIGAKDVKLNPTCAAFFNSFNKKYLENKSVPASPLIDPDSFYNVSRDKMKSRSVESLLSKNFNVKSEDSSNSFLNFDEFTKIRRI from the exons ATGGCGAGCCCCAGCCAAGACATGGAACTGATCTACGACTCCGTTCACTCCTTATTAGAACCACCATCGCCGGCGTACACAAACGTCACTGTCCGGCGAGCGTTCATCGTGTGGATGTACTGTGGCCAGAAGAATAACTTTCAGCGAGTGTGCGATTATTATCACTATCTTGAAGCTATG GAAGATACATTGTCGCCAGAAGAGAGAGCTCTGAGCCGCCATCACGAATTCAACATGTTCTCCAACCATCCACCCACATCCAGATTCCTCAACGATTACTTCCCAAAGCTGTACTCCCATCGCGTAGAACCTTCCCACATCGAGAAGCTGGAGGCAATTAAAAACGAGCAATGTGTGTTCAAATTGGAAGGCTTCAGCGAAATCCCGCAACAGAAAGTCGCGACACAAGaagaaatattacaaacaagcAAAATAGTGAGAAGGTATTGCAAAACCAAAATGATTCCTTTAAAGAAATTCTTTGACGAATTCAAACAGTTCGCGACGAGATGCGAACTGAGTCACACTGTTAATAACGTAGcttattatatacaaaggAAAGGTATACGAGCTGAATtgtatattgttaataatatgcCAAAGACTTTTAGCTTTTTGGATACTTCTACTATTATTGAAGATGTAGTTACTCCTATTGTACCGAAACCTAAAGTAAGTAAGGTCGGTCACGTTATTGGAGCTAAAGACGTTAAGTTAAATCCTACTTGCGCAGCGTTTTTCAATTCTTTCAACAAGAAATATTTAGAGAATAAAAGTGTGCCTGCCTCACCATTGATCGATCCGGATAGTTTCTACAATGTAAGTCGTGATAAAATGAAGTCACGCTCCGTTGAAAGTCTACTTTCCAAGAATTTTAATGTGAAATCCGAAGACAGTTCGAATTCATTTTTGAATTTCGACGAATTCACGAAGATCAGAagaatatga
- the LOC128680582 gene encoding uncharacterized protein LOC128680582 isoform X1 produces MSGFGSFYWDAWHKLHLAPAAASRSDEDDDNTMASPSQDMELIYDSVHSLLEPPSPAYTNVTVRRAFIVWMYCGQKNNFQRVCDYYHYLEAMEDTLSPEERALSRHHEFNMFSNHPPTSRFLNDYFPKLYSHRVEPSHIEKLEAIKNEQCVFKLEGFSEIPQQKVATQEEILQTSKIVRRYCKTKMIPLKKFFDEFKQFATRCELSHTVNNVAYYIQRKGIRAELYIVNNMPKTFSFLDTSTIIEDVVTPIVPKPKVSKVGHVIGAKDVKLNPTCAAFFNSFNKKYLENKSVPASPLIDPDSFYNVSRDKMKSRSVESLLSKNFNVKSEDSSNSFLNFDEFTKIRRI; encoded by the exons ATGAGTGGATTTGGATCTTTTTATTGGGACGCGTGGCATAAGTTG cACCTGGCTCCCGCAGCGGCCAGCAGGAGCGATGAAGATGATGATAAC ACCATGGCGAGCCCCAGCCAAGACATGGAACTGATCTACGACTCCGTTCACTCCTTATTAGAACCACCATCGCCGGCGTACACAAACGTCACTGTCCGGCGAGCGTTCATCGTGTGGATGTACTGTGGCCAGAAGAATAACTTTCAGCGAGTGTGCGATTATTATCACTATCTTGAAGCTATG GAAGATACATTGTCGCCAGAAGAGAGAGCTCTGAGCCGCCATCACGAATTCAACATGTTCTCCAACCATCCACCCACATCCAGATTCCTCAACGATTACTTCCCAAAGCTGTACTCCCATCGCGTAGAACCTTCCCACATCGAGAAGCTGGAGGCAATTAAAAACGAGCAATGTGTGTTCAAATTGGAAGGCTTCAGCGAAATCCCGCAACAGAAAGTCGCGACACAAGaagaaatattacaaacaagcAAAATAGTGAGAAGGTATTGCAAAACCAAAATGATTCCTTTAAAGAAATTCTTTGACGAATTCAAACAGTTCGCGACGAGATGCGAACTGAGTCACACTGTTAATAACGTAGcttattatatacaaaggAAAGGTATACGAGCTGAATtgtatattgttaataatatgcCAAAGACTTTTAGCTTTTTGGATACTTCTACTATTATTGAAGATGTAGTTACTCCTATTGTACCGAAACCTAAAGTAAGTAAGGTCGGTCACGTTATTGGAGCTAAAGACGTTAAGTTAAATCCTACTTGCGCAGCGTTTTTCAATTCTTTCAACAAGAAATATTTAGAGAATAAAAGTGTGCCTGCCTCACCATTGATCGATCCGGATAGTTTCTACAATGTAAGTCGTGATAAAATGAAGTCACGCTCCGTTGAAAGTCTACTTTCCAAGAATTTTAATGTGAAATCCGAAGACAGTTCGAATTCATTTTTGAATTTCGACGAATTCACGAAGATCAGAagaatatga